The sequence TGGGGGACACtacacatttatacatattttcgCTCGAATTCTGTGTCAGTGGCGTTAGCTTAAAATGCTATTGCATGATATGGGTCTTCTTCGCttccaaaaatcaacagcaTGCTAGCAGTACCGCCCCCTCTGGTTTTAATTGTCCCTGCATGTTTCATTGCATAGGTTATTTTTCTTCGACTGAAGAGTCAAGTCAAGTGACTGATTATACAACACTGCCCCCTCTGGATACCGCCATAACTGCACGTCCTGCTGCGTTGCTGTTTTTCCTTACCATTACGAAAATAACAAGGAACAATAATGGATCAGTAATTATGTTTGATTATTATGCGGTTTAGGTTCCGAAACAGATGATTGTGTGGTAGATGGTTACAGGGAGCTCTGCGATATTTAAAACGAGGTACAGCTGCTGGGTTAGCGTACAACACTAGTTAGCTAACCAGCTAGCTTCCCTCGCCCAGCTACTTTATTATGAAGTCAGAAAATTGTCCTTAATTTGTGAAGATGTTATGTAGCACTGTTAGTTCGTTTTTAGTCGGTACTGCATGTGGGACTCCCTAGTGAGGTATGTATCGCCTGTGTccttgtttttaataatgtcatattagcGTGCAGTATTAAAATGAGTGCAAAAAACTCGCATACTTTAGagatttatgattttttttacatgtgtttgtatttaagTCTTTAGCAATTTCCCTGCAGACAACAATGAGCCACCACAGAAACCAGCAGTCAGTATGCAAGAGATGGAGAGAGGACACTGACCAAAATGATGGGAGACATAAACTCTTCAAACCATATCATTACCAGTCTGGTCCATCAGCCCAGGTTTTGAGCACCAGAAGGGAGCTTTACCAAAGAGACTTCCCCCTGTACAAACAGCCTGTGGAAGTGGGTGTCTTTTCCCTCGACTCTCAGCGTAGATTCTTCAACGACAGCAGACAGATGAGATACTACGTCAAACCTGAGAAAAGCCCACATTTTGACCTGAGGGACGGATACAAGGAGCGTTATATAAAGAGGGATGAGCGTGTGAAGGAAAAGCTGGATCACATTCTTCGGTGGATCTTGGCCAACAGATCAAAAGTCACACAGAGGACAGATACATCGTCATCGTAAGATTCATTAATCCTACACTGTTACATTATCCATTTGGATGTGCCTGTTAAAGTACTGTATCTTGCTGTGTCTTCTCCTCAGAGCTTTAGACGTTGACTTTGTGACATGGCGAGGCCATTTGACCAAACTGCTGACCACACCTTATGAGACACGAGAGGGCTGGTTGCTGGCCGTCACCAAGTTTAAAGGAACATTTTATATCAGTGAAGTGGAAACAGAAGCGGCTCGCAGGGACCGGGACAACCGTACCGAGCGGCATGAGATGATGATGTACTGGGGGTACAAGTTTGAGCAGTACATATGCTCAGGTATACATCCACCACTTCATGActgcgtgtgaccaatcacggtGGCATGGGCATACCTTCAGGAGGGCCGAGTAAATTAAACACACTGGGTCAGAAGCACAAATACTGctgaaagaggtgcagaatctggaagatctagaaagctttctgtgtggggtctgggtcagaagcaggaagtcaattgAAATACTGctgaaagaggtgcagaatctggaagatctagaaagttttctgtgtgggatCTGGGTCAGAAGCAGGTCGTCAATTGAAATACTGctgaaagaggtgcagaatctggaagatctagaaagctgtctGTGTAGGCTCTGGGTCAGAAGCAGGTAGTCAATTGAAATACTGctgaaagaggtgcagaatctggaagatctagaaagccttgTGTCTTCTGtgggtcagaagcaggaagtcaattgAAATACTGCTGAAAGAGGTGCAGACtcaggaagatctagaaagctttctgtgtaggCTCTGGGTCAGAAGCAGGTAGTCAATTGAAATACTGctgaaagaggtgcagaatctggaagatctaaaaagctttctgtgtggggtctgggtcagaagcaggaagtccattgAAATACTGCTGAAAgtggtgcagaatctggaagatctagaaagctttgtgtcgGGTCTGGGTCAGAAGCAGGTCGTCCATTGAAATACTGctgaaagaggtgcagaatctggaagatctagaaagctttctgtgtggggtATCGTGTTTAGTCCACacctcaatacaaagcaccaaaaattagcacaatgggtcccctttaaatgcacCTGCTCTGCCAGGGAAAAGAGGACTACTGGGGTCGGATATATGCTTACACAACAATTTACACCAGTGTCGACACGCCGCatggcatgctgggtaacccaCGACAACACCCCTCCAGATACACTTTTTCAAAAAGGTCCCGAGCGACAAACCAAGTCTCAGACACACATACAGATTGTAGATAACACACTTCCAAAACACTATTTTCGCACCTCtgagaatgttatttttttaatttaggggTTGGGCTGTTTTTAACCTCTAAATTTCCCTAAAGATAAGATCGATGGATCACCGGATTCGAGCGGCGTGGTCAACACAAATGAGGCTTTCTGCACTGTGGTCCAAACCCGCCTCTCAGATCACAGGCTCCTCTTCTCCGGTGAGGTGGACTGCCGGGAAAAAGACCCCgattctccttctcctcccacTTGCTACGTGGAGTTGAAGACGTCCGCAGAGATATGT comes from Doryrhamphus excisus isolate RoL2022-K1 chromosome 15, RoL_Dexc_1.0, whole genome shotgun sequence and encodes:
- the dxo gene encoding decapping and exoribonuclease protein, producing MSHHRNQQSVCKRWREDTDQNDGRHKLFKPYHYQSGPSAQVLSTRRELYQRDFPLYKQPVEVGVFSLDSQRRFFNDSRQMRYYVKPEKSPHFDLRDGYKERYIKRDERVKEKLDHILRWILANRSKVTQRTDTSSSALDVDFVTWRGHLTKLLTTPYETREGWLLAVTKFKGTFYISEVETEAARRDRDNRTERHEMMMYWGYKFEQYICSDKIDGSPDSSGVVNTNEAFCTVVQTRLSDHRLLFSGEVDCREKDPDSPSPPTCYVELKTSAEICTPKQRSNFHRFKLLKWWAQSFLPGVPRIVAGFRDDDGVVVSVETFHTSEISQLIKGEDKCWKPTVCMNFCSDFLSFVKRVATEDDSRVVYLFSWNPRCDVTYSVHKDSSYSFLPDWYIKEIV